The genome window GACCGGTTGTGTCAGCCGCGATCCGTATCCACTCCGCGACCGCGAGAACTACCCCACGCCTCAGGTCCGGCTGGGGGCTCAGGTGTTCCGTATCCAGTGCAGCATCTGTCATACGCTCGCGGGGGCGAACGCGCTCGTGGAGCTCACGGAGACCTGGTCGCTTGACCAGAAGCGGCTGAACTTCGCGCAGCTCCAGCGGACCAAGGCGTTCATGCCTCCGTTTGCGGGGACGGCGGACGAGGTGGAAGCCCTCGTGCAGTTCATCACCTGGCGGCATGAAGGACGACCGGCGGAGTGGGAGACCTCCGCGGACGAGACCGTGCAGGCGCAGATTCAGAAGTGGCTCGATGAAGCGGGGACCGGCCGAGGGGGCGATTCCGAGACCGTGGCTGCCCGTGCCGCTCAGGCCGCGAAGGAGGTGAAGTGATGGATGCGATATTTCCTCTGGGGTTTCCCCTGGCGACCGCTTTCTACCTCGCGCTCTACGTCGCGACGCTCGTGGTCCATGTCGTGTTCATGAACTATGTGCTGGCGGGGGCGAGCTATCTGCTGCTCGCGAGTTTCTGGGGCGGCGGTTGCCGGAAGGCGTGCTGCTGGCAGCGGCTGATCAAGGACTGGATTCCGTTCGCCACCGGCCTCGCGATCACGGCCGGTGTGGCGCCGCTGCTGTTCGTTCAGATCCTGTATCAGCGGGAGTTCTACACGGCGAATCAGCTGCTCTCGCACCGTTTCATGCTGATCCTTCCGATCCTGATCGTCTGCTTTTACATGCTGTATGTCCTCAAGAGCCATTGGATCCAGGCTCGCGGAGTCGCGGTGCAGATCGGGGCCCGGCTGGTCGTGTTTCTGGGCTTTGCGTTCATTGCCTGGTCGTGGACGGAGAACCACCTGCTGAGTCTCGACGAAGCGGTGTGGCGGGGCTTTTATGCTGAGGGGCGGAGTTTCTATGTGGCGACGGGGATGTTCGCGCGGCTGGCGATGTGGTTCCTGGGGGCGTTTTCGACGCTGGCAGTTTTGTTGATGTGGCAGGCGCGGCAGACGCCGGGGTTCGTGCTCGATCCGGATGAGCGGTCGGCGTGGCGGCGGCTGGCGGCGACCGGGGCGGGGGGGCTTGTGGCGGCCGGGATCGCGGGGGCCGTTTACTTCCTGCTGCTGCCGGCGGAACAGCGGGCTCCGGCTGTGAGCTGGCTTGGCGGGCCTTATCTGGCGACTGCGTCACTGGGCGCTGTGGCCCAGCTGGTGGGCTGGGTTCGGGTTGCCCGGAGCGGGGTGACGACGCTGGTCGATCGTCTGGCGATTACCGTTGGGTGTCTGGCGACGATTTCGGGGATGGCGGTGGTGCGGGAGTCGATTCGGTTGGGGTCGGTGACGCTGGCGGAGGTTCAGGCGATGCATGCGGATGCGATGCAGATTGGCGGGCTGGGTGCGTTTCTGGGGTTTCTTGTTCTCAATGGTGGGTTGATTGGCTGGACGATCGTCCGGACGCGTCGAGAGATCTTCACCAACGAAAGCCGTGTCTGAAGACCGGGGTCCAGGGGGTCACCCCTGGTGGGGGATGCAAGGGGGCCTGTGCGGGAGGCCAAAGGGGTTCAGGCGGAAGGTAGAGCGGCGCAAATCAGGATCATGGCCCAGATCGGGTCCAGGGGCACCCTGGTCAGGGAGTGCAGAGGGGAGAATCCCCTTTGCCCGCCGGAGGCTTGGCCTGTCTCGCTCTCTCTGAAGGAGCGCGTGTCCAAACGCGGACAGCGTGCCGTATGCCCCCTTACCAACCCGCCGGGATTGCAGGGCGAGCGGTGAGTTCTCAACGCCGCTCCCACAAAGCGGACGTCCGTTGCTCACCACGGTTCCTCATGGAAGCGCCTCCGGCGGCAAGGGGGCGAGGCCCCCTTGACTCCAGCGGCCATGGCACGTTGGGTTTGAGCTAACAACGCTGCGCCGGCAAGCACGTGCTTGAACGAACGTCGTATCGCTCGCCTGATCCCGCCCTATCTGTGTTTATCCGTGTTCATTTGTGGCTGAATTTCGAAATCTACTTAGCTGGCGCCGCGGCCGGCGCATCCTGCACCACAGGCGGAATCAACGAGTCCTGATACTGCCCAACATCCATGAGCGCCCCACCCAGAAACAGCCCCACAAACAGCAGCGAAAACACAAAGATCATCGCATTGAACGGATTGTCGTACCGCAAATGCATGAAGTACACCGCCACCAGCGTCGCCTTCGTAGTGGCAATCAGCATCGTGATCGGGACTTCCCACTTCCCCAGATGGAACTGGGCAATCGCCACCGTCATCGCCGTAAACACGATCAGCAGCGTGAAGATCGTAAACAGCACCGACAACGGCATCACGTGGACGTGCGCCCCATGCCCGTGATCGCCACCGGCAGGAGCCTGACCATGAGGAGCGTGATGTTCGTGCGACATGTTCGGGCCTGAATCAAAACGGCCGGCGGCCGGTAAGGAGAGAAGTGCGTCGAAACTCGGAAACGACCTATCCGACGAGATACAGCAGCGGGAACAGGTAGATCCAGATCAGGTCGACAAGGTGCCAGTACAGCCCGACATAGTCGACCGGGCCGAAGTAATCCGGACCGAAGTGCCCCAGCAGCGACCGCCACAGGAGCCACGTGATCGTCCCCATCCCGGCCAGGATGTGGATCGCATGCAGGCCGGTCATGACGTAATAGATGCTGAAGAAGATCCCCGTATAGGTCCGGTCGACCTTGGCCTGCTCAGCCGCCGTAGCGGCCGGCACCATTCCCCCCGGAGCGGCCGCGTGAGCGTGCTCGTCAGCGGCGTGTCCCGCCTCGGCGGCATGGCCCGCATCGGCCGCGTGTGACTCGCCGCCGTGGCTCTCAGCACCATGCGACTCTTCGCCGTGGGCCGGCTTCCCGAGGATGGCGGCCTGGATCGCCGGAACCCCCTTGCCGATCCCCACGCCGACGAAGTACGCCCCGCTCGTTACCAGGAGCGCCCCGCACAGGGAGGCCATGATGGCCGCCTTCTTCGAGCGGGCGACCGCGAAGCCGATGCCGGTCATGATCGTCGCCAGGATGGCGGGGATCGACAGGACGAGGAGCGCCGGACTGTGCGCCGCGTGCTCCTGCGGATTGAACTGCGAGACCCACAGGACGCCGGTGTCCCACTTGTGGCTGTACTCGACCGCCTTCACGCCGAGGAAGATGCTCGCACAGGCGAGCGTAATCGTCAGCAGGAGGACCAGGAGCTTCTGCTGCCCGAGCTGAGCGGCGCGGACCGCCCAGGCCATCGTGAGCGAGCTGAAGATCAGGACCGCGGTGTTCGTCGCGCCGAGTGTCGGATCGAGGTACTTGTCCGCGTGGGCGAACGCCTCGGCGTGCGTGCTGCGGTAGACGGCGTAGGCGCAGAACAGGCCGCTGAAGAACAGGACTTCCGTGACCAGGAACAGCCACATCCCGAACTTGCCGGCATCGAACTGCTGCTGCGCCGAACCGAAGTGATGGGCCAGGAACCGCGGATGTCCGTGGCCGCCATGGTGACCGTCTCCCCCCTGATGGCCATGGCCTCCGTGGGAGCCGTGGCCGCCATGGCCGTGCGAATGCGAATCCGCCGAACCGCCATGCGGAGGAGTCGGGACGGAGGCGGGATGGCTGCTGTGGGACATGAACGCGAAACCACCGGGCGGGGCGACGTGTGGGGAGTGTCGGGATCAGTCCGCCGCCAGAAACCTCTGGCGACCGGCCGATCTTCAATCGACTGACAACGGACGGCTGTCAGCGCAACGGGGACTCGTCATCGGACTCGTCATCGGACTCGTCTTCGGGGTCCGGCGAGACCTCTTCGACCTCGACGTAGCCCCCCTCCTTCGGGTCGTACAGGATGTGGTCGTACTCGTACGGGTCGGAGACGACCGGGGGCCAGTCGAAGTTGTGATGCGGCGGAGGCGAGCTGCACTTCCACTCGAGCGTCGAGCCACCCCACGGGTTGGCAGGAGCCCGGCGGCCGTTGCGGAGCGACTGGATCAGCACCCAGGCGCACAGCAGGAGTCCGCCACCCAGAATGAAAACCCCGGTCGTGCTGAACTGGTGGAAGACCTGGAACTCGGGATCGTAGTTCGCGTAGCGGCGGGGCATCCCGCGGCTGCCGAGGACGAACTGCGGGAAGAACGTGGCATTGAAGCCCACGAAGATGATCAGGCACGCGATGCGGGCCAGGTTCTCGTTGTACATCCGGCCGAACATCTTCGGCCACCAGTAGTGCAGCCCGCCGAGGAAGGCGATCAGCGTTCCCCCCATCATGACGTAGTGGAAGTGGGCCACGACGAAGTAGGTGTCGTGCAGGTGGACGTCGGTCGCCAGCGAGCCGAGGTGCAGGCCGGTCAGGCCGCCGATCCCGAACAGGAAGATGAAGGCCAGGGCGTAGCACATCGGGGTCTCGAGGCTGATCGAGCCCTTGTACATCGTCGAGAGCCAGTTGAAGACCTTGATCGCCGACGGGATCGAGACGCTGAAGGTCAGGGCGCTGAAGACCATCGCCGCCAGCGGAGACTGGCCGCTGACGAACATATGATGCCCCCAGACCAGGAAGCCCAGGAGCGCGATGGCGATCGAGCTGTAGGCAATGAAGCGGTAGCCGAAGATCGGCTTGCGGCTGAAGGTCGAGACGAGCTCGCTGATCACCCCCATCGCCGGGAGGATCATGATGTACACCGCGGGGTGCGAGTAGAACCAGAAGAAGTGCTGGAACAGCACCGGATCCCCGCCGCGGGCCGGATCGAAGACGCCGATCCCGAGGGTCCGCTCGGCAATCAGCAGGATCCCGGTGATGCCGATGACCGGCGTGGCCAGAATCTGAATGATCGACGTTGCGTAGAGGCTCCACAGGAAGAGCGGCATCCGGAACCAGGTCATCCCCGCCGGCCGCATCATGTTGATCGTCACCAGGAAGTTCAGGCCGGTGAAGATCGAGCTGAAGCCGAGGATGAAGACCCCCAGGCTCGCGGCGACGACGCTGGTATTGGTCGTCGTGCTGTACGGCGTGTAGAAGGTCCAGCCGGTGTCGAGGCCGCCGAAGACGATGGCGGACATGAAGAAGATCGCCCCGCCGACCCACAGGTAAAAGCTGGCGAGGTTCATCCGCGGGAAGGCGACGTCCTTCACCCCCAGCATGACCGGGAGCATGAAGTTGCCGAGGGCGGCCGGGATGCTGGGGATCAGGAACAGGAAGGTCATGATCGCGCCGTGCAGCGTGAACATGTGGTTGTACTGGTCCTCGCTGAGGAACAGCTTCCCGGGAACGAGCAGCTCCAGGCGGATCATCAGCGCCATCACCCCGCCGCCCAGGAAGGCGAGCAGGATGGCGACGAGGTACATGACCCCGATCCGCTTGTGGTCGAGCGTGAAGGCCCACGACTTCCAGCCGGAGGAGCAGGTCAGGTAGTCCGCTTCTCCGTGCCCATGAACGTGGGCAACGGCGGCGGCGGCACCGGCAGCGGTCGTGTGGTGAACGGCTTGGGACATGGGACGCTGTGGCTGCGGAGGAGGGGCGAGAGTCTGGGGGCGGAAGTCTAGGGACTAGGGACTAGGGACTAGGGTGGAAAGGGACTGGCGTTGTCTGGTCTTTGGCGGACAGGGACGTGAGGCTTGGGCTCTTTTCCCTAGTCTCTCGTCCCTAGTCCCTCATCCCCGGTCCTTCATTCCCCCGCCCCCTCCCTCACTGCGGATTCAAACTCTTGATGTACGCGATCAGGGCTTCGATCTCCCGATCCTTGAGCCGGCCCTGGTAGGTCGGCATCACAGGCTGGAAGCCGGCCCGGACCTGGGCCTGCGGCTCGAGGATCGAGCGGCGGATGTAGTTCTCGTCGGCGGCGACCGTTTCGCCCGAGGCGAGGGCCCGCTGTGTTCCGAACAGGCCGACGAACGACGGTCCCGCCTTGCCCGACGTGTTCGCGTCGACGGCGTGGCACTGGGCGCATCCCTGACGTTTGTAGAGGAGGGCCCCGAGTTCGACCGGCGGAAGATCGTTCAGCTTGTCCGCTTCGGCCCGGAGCCACTGATCGAACTCGGCGGGCGGGTGGACGATGACGTTGGCGACCATCATCGAGTGCTGCTGGCCGCAGTACTCGGCACAGTACAGGCGGTACGTTCCCGGCGTCGTCGCCCGGAACCACATGTCGGTGTAGCGGCCGGGGACGAGATCCTGCTTCACGCGGAAGGCGGGAATGAACAGGCTGTGGATCACGTCCTGCGAGCCCATCAGGAGCCGCACCGGGCGGTCGGCCGGCACGTGCAGGTTTTCGACCGCCAGTCCGCCCGGGTACTGGAAAGCCCAGCTCCACTTGCGGGCCGTCACGTTGATCTCGTAGGCCCCCGCGGGAACGCGGCGCATGTTCAGGAAGATCGAGAAGCCGGCGACGAAGATCCCGACCAGGATGAACCCCGGCAGGACCGACCAGATGATTTCGAGCGGCGTGTTGTGCGACGGGCTCGGCTGGACGGTATGCCCCGGCCGGCGGCGGAACCGCACGACGAAGTAGGCCATGACCGCCACGATCAGGACGAAGAACACCGCGGCGATGCCGGTGATGGTGTAGTACAGGGTGTCCACGTTCGACGCGAAGTCCGATCCCTGGGCGGGAAAGGAGAGCGTGCCGCCGGAGGACTGCGCGAGCAGGCCGGACATCAACCCGGACAGGTGGGAGAACGGCAGGGTGAGGACCTTCGTCATCGGAACCGGATTCACTTCGCGGAGGTTTTGATTTGCTGGTGGGCGGCGGCAGGAGCAGCGGAGAGGACCTGGGTCCCGCTCATGCGACCGCGGGCTTGGGGAGTCCCGGTCCTGTCGGCGGCGGAGACCCGGGCGGCGGGGAGGTCGCCACCGGACTCGGCCGGCGGCGGAGCCACCATGGGACCAGGAACGCCAGGAGCCCCAGGATCGTGACCGCTCCCCCGGCTTTCATGAGGGAGATCGCGGCGGGGGCATAGCTGCCGGCCAGCGCGTCGTAGTGGAAGCAGAAGAGCAGCACCTGATCGAGCGTCGTCCCGATCTTTCCGGCCGCCGCTTCGACGAGCGAGAGCCGGACCGTCTGCGGATCGAAGCGGACGCCGTACAGGTATCGCGACAGCCGCCCGTCCGGCGTGGCGATCGTGAACAGGGCGGCGTGAGCGTACTCGCGGCGCTCGGGGATGTAGCGGTATTCGAACCCGACCGCTTCGGCGAGCTGCCGGATCTCGTCCTCGCGGCCGGTCAAGAAGTGCCAGCCGTCGCCGTTTCCACGGCCGAAGGCCCGGAGGTAGTTCTGCTTCGCCAGCCGCGCCTGGACCGGGGTTTCGAGCGGGTCGATGCTGACCGAGACGATCTGGTAGTCGCGGCCCGGCTCCAGCGGGACGCGGGCCAGGGCGTCGACCATTCCGTTCAGCTGCAGCCCGCACAGCATGGGGCAGCTGGCGTAGTTCAGCGACAGGACGACCGGCCGCTGGCCGTCGAAGATCTGACTCAGGCGGACCGGTTTGCCCCGGTCGTCGCGGAAGTTCAGGTTCAGGGGGAGCGCCGTGTTGAGATGCTCCGTGACCTTCACGCCATCGAGCTGCTGTACGGGGCGCACGACCTGCCCCAGCGCCGGCGCCGCGGTCAGAGACCACAGCCCGGCGATCGCCAGCACGCTCGACAGGAGGAGGCCGGACCTCACTGGGCGGCGTTCCCTTCCGACTTGGACTGCTGTTCCGTCACGACGAGCTTCATCGCTTCCGTGACCGGGATGCTGACGACTCCCTTGGCGGAATCGACCCAGCCGTAGGCGGCGAGGCGGTTCTGCTGCTGGGTGAGAGCATCAGAGGTGAGGGTGTCGGCAATCGCGACTTCCTTCTTCTGGACCTCGGCCTTGTCGGCGGCAAAGAAGACCGCCTGGGCCGAGAGGATCGCGACGAAGGTCAGGATCGCGGCGACGAACCCGATCACGACGATCCGCGGCGTATCGATCGTGTCGTACCGCTCGAACTGATCGGCGGGAGACAGCGGAGCCTTGACCTGGGCGCCCGCGGTCTGCGGGGCGACGGTGGCGGTAACGGTTTTCGGTTCCAGCGTTGCAGCGGACATCGACTTACCTCACGCGTTGTGAAAGGCCAGGGATTCGGACAGCCGCGGGTCGCGCACGGCCACGAGCGCCTTGGACGAAGCCGTCCGGAAAAAGGCGGCCAGGAACAGGCTGGAGAGTCCCGCCAGGAGCAGGAGGTCCAGCACGCCCGGCCACGGACGGAGACTGAATTGGGGAAGGACGTTCCAGTACAGGTCGAGCCAGTGCATGGCGAGC of Planctomyces sp. SH-PL14 contains these proteins:
- a CDS encoding cytochrome C oxidase subunit IV family protein; amino-acid sequence: MSHEHHAPHGQAPAGGDHGHGAHVHVMPLSVLFTIFTLLIVFTAMTVAIAQFHLGKWEVPITMLIATTKATLVAVYFMHLRYDNPFNAMIFVFSLLFVGLFLGGALMDVGQYQDSLIPPVVQDAPAAAPAK
- a CDS encoding SCO family protein — protein: MRSGLLLSSVLAIAGLWSLTAAPALGQVVRPVQQLDGVKVTEHLNTALPLNLNFRDDRGKPVRLSQIFDGQRPVVLSLNYASCPMLCGLQLNGMVDALARVPLEPGRDYQIVSVSIDPLETPVQARLAKQNYLRAFGRGNGDGWHFLTGREDEIRQLAEAVGFEYRYIPERREYAHAALFTIATPDGRLSRYLYGVRFDPQTVRLSLVEAAAGKIGTTLDQVLLFCFHYDALAGSYAPAAISLMKAGGAVTILGLLAFLVPWWLRRRPSPVATSPPPGSPPPTGPGLPKPAVA
- the coxB gene encoding cytochrome c oxidase subunit II; translated protein: MTKVLTLPFSHLSGLMSGLLAQSSGGTLSFPAQGSDFASNVDTLYYTITGIAAVFFVLIVAVMAYFVVRFRRRPGHTVQPSPSHNTPLEIIWSVLPGFILVGIFVAGFSIFLNMRRVPAGAYEINVTARKWSWAFQYPGGLAVENLHVPADRPVRLLMGSQDVIHSLFIPAFRVKQDLVPGRYTDMWFRATTPGTYRLYCAEYCGQQHSMMVANVIVHPPAEFDQWLRAEADKLNDLPPVELGALLYKRQGCAQCHAVDANTSGKAGPSFVGLFGTQRALASGETVAADENYIRRSILEPQAQVRAGFQPVMPTYQGRLKDREIEALIAYIKSLNPQ
- a CDS encoding cytochrome c oxidase subunit 3, with protein sequence MSHSSHPASVPTPPHGGSADSHSHGHGGHGSHGGHGHQGGDGHHGGHGHPRFLAHHFGSAQQQFDAGKFGMWLFLVTEVLFFSGLFCAYAVYRSTHAEAFAHADKYLDPTLGATNTAVLIFSSLTMAWAVRAAQLGQQKLLVLLLTITLACASIFLGVKAVEYSHKWDTGVLWVSQFNPQEHAAHSPALLVLSIPAILATIMTGIGFAVARSKKAAIMASLCGALLVTSGAYFVGVGIGKGVPAIQAAILGKPAHGEESHGAESHGGESHAADAGHAAEAGHAADEHAHAAAPGGMVPAATAAEQAKVDRTYTGIFFSIYYVMTGLHAIHILAGMGTITWLLWRSLLGHFGPDYFGPVDYVGLYWHLVDLIWIYLFPLLYLVG
- the ctaD gene encoding cytochrome c oxidase subunit I encodes the protein MSQAVHHTTAAGAAAAVAHVHGHGEADYLTCSSGWKSWAFTLDHKRIGVMYLVAILLAFLGGGVMALMIRLELLVPGKLFLSEDQYNHMFTLHGAIMTFLFLIPSIPAALGNFMLPVMLGVKDVAFPRMNLASFYLWVGGAIFFMSAIVFGGLDTGWTFYTPYSTTTNTSVVAASLGVFILGFSSIFTGLNFLVTINMMRPAGMTWFRMPLFLWSLYATSIIQILATPVIGITGILLIAERTLGIGVFDPARGGDPVLFQHFFWFYSHPAVYIMILPAMGVISELVSTFSRKPIFGYRFIAYSSIAIALLGFLVWGHHMFVSGQSPLAAMVFSALTFSVSIPSAIKVFNWLSTMYKGSISLETPMCYALAFIFLFGIGGLTGLHLGSLATDVHLHDTYFVVAHFHYVMMGGTLIAFLGGLHYWWPKMFGRMYNENLARIACLIIFVGFNATFFPQFVLGSRGMPRRYANYDPEFQVFHQFSTTGVFILGGGLLLCAWVLIQSLRNGRRAPANPWGGSTLEWKCSSPPPHHNFDWPPVVSDPYEYDHILYDPKEGGYVEVEEVSPDPEDESDDESDDESPLR